Proteins encoded in a region of the Uloborus diversus isolate 005 chromosome 1, Udiv.v.3.1, whole genome shotgun sequence genome:
- the LOC129224467 gene encoding heparan-sulfate 6-O-sulfotransferase 2-like: MCHVNMDILNSYCRYKYILLSCIFVTLIVIVTLGYVCTDQLCAFNSWTYSQTKYNNWNTLNLKHVVDNMGKPVSFLSHPFAADSDSSRSKSKFSFEDMLKDRGFRFDIKGSDVIVFLHIQKTGGTAFGRHLVSDLALEKPCSCKHGRKKCKCARPDSEGRSWLFSRYSTGWKCGLHADWTELTNCVDSAMDQTEKESSKRRYFYITLLRDPVARFLSEYRHVQRGATWKTARHLCGGRTPTNEELPPCFDGKDWSDVTLQQFINCKSNLAMNRQTRMLADLTLVGCYNQSIMPRRQREVMMLASAKQNLQRMAFFGLCEFQKLSQYLFENTFHLKFRQPFQQLNETRSSLTLNEITEKELQQIQNLNKLDLELYDFAKKLLMERYVKLKFLKIDFESQPQENQIIDQIFGMED; this comes from the exons ATGTGCCATGTAAACATGGATATTTTAAATAGTTACTGCCGgtacaaatatattttgttatcTTGCATATTTGTTACTCTGATTGTCATCGTGACACTAGGATATGTTTGTACTGACCAACTATGTGCATTTAACAGCTGGACTTATTCTCAAACAAAATATAATAACTGgaatactttaaatttgaaacatgtGGTTGACAACATGGGCAAGCCCGTTTCTTTCTTGTCACACCCATTCGCCGCAGATTCCGACTCCAGTCGGAGTAAAAGCAAGTTTTCTTTCGAAGATATGCTGAAGGATCGAGGTTTTCGGTTCGATATCAAAGGATCCGACGTAATTGTGTTTCTTCACATTCAAAAAACGGGTGGAACTGCTTTCGGCAGGCATCTGGTAAGTGACTTAGCGTTGGAGAAGCCCTGTTCCTGCAAACACGGTAGGAAGAAATGTAAATGTGCCAGACCAGACTCTGAAGGCAGATCGTGGCTGTTTAGTAGATACTCTACGGGATGGAAGTGTGGATTGCATGCCGATTGGACTGAGTTGACAAATTGTGTTGATAGTGCAATGGATCAGACAGAAAAAGAATCATCCAAGCGAAG GTATTTCTACATCACTTTGTTGCGAGACCCAGTAGCTCGCTTTCTGAGTGAATACAGACATGTTCAAAGAGGTGCCACATGGAAGACAGCTCGTCATTTATGCGGGGGACGAACACCAACTAATGAAGAGTTGCCTCCTTGCTTCGATGGGAAAGATTGGAGTGATGTCACTCTGCAACAGTTCATCAATTGTAAATCAAATCTTGCAATGAATCGGCAGACAAGAATGCTGGCTGATTTGACACTTGTGGGTTGTTATAATCAATCAATCATGCCAAGAAGGCAAAGAGAAGTGATGATGTTAGCGAGTGCGAAACAGAATTTGCAGAGAATGGCCTTTTTTGGTCTGTGTGAGTTTCAGAAGCTGTCTcagtatttatttgaaaatacttttcatttaaagtttcGTCAGCCATTTCAACAACTTAATGAAACTAGAAGTAGCCTAACTTTAAATGAAATAACAGAGAAGGAACTGCAGCAAATacaaaacttaaacaaattagaTTTGGAGTTATATGATTTTGCTAAAAAGCTGCTCATGGAAAggtatgtaaaattaaaatttttaaaaattgactttgAATCCCAGCCCCAAGAAAATCAAATTATTGACCAAATTTTCGGAATGgaagattaa